Sequence from the Angustibacter luteus genome:
CACCGGTCCGATGGGCGCCACCATCCAGGCCGCGGTGCAGCTCGCACTCGGCGGGTTCCTGAACCTGGCCGGGCAGCCGCGGGCCGGTGACCCCGGTACGCCGATGGCACCGGCCCTCGAGGGCGCCTACGCACTGGGCCGAGGTGAGGCGCGCGGAGGGCGCAGCATGGACGCCCTGCTCGCCGCCTATCGGGTCGGCGCCCGCGTCGCCTGGCGCGACCTGTCGGCGACCGCCGTCGACGCGGGCCTGCCGGCCGGCACCGTCTCGAAGTTCGCCGGCCTCGTGTTCGCCTACATCGACGAGCTGTCCGCCGCCAGCGTCGCGGGCCACACCGACGAGCTGGCGACCACGGGGCGGGTTCGACAGCGGTACCTGCAGCGCCTCGGCCACAGCCTGCTGCGTGGCGACCCGGTCGACCGCCTGGCCGCCGCGGCCGAGCGCGCTGACTGGGCACCCCCGCGCACGCTCACGGCCGTCGTCCTGCCGGCTGGGCGGGTCCGCACCCTGCTGACCGCCCTCGATCCGCGCACCCTGCGCCCGGACGAGGACCTGCCCGACCTCCAGGCGGACGAGGACGAGTCCGAGCTCGGCGTCCTGCTCGTGCCGGACGCCGACGGGCCGCGTCGGCGCGCGCTCCTGCGCACCCTGCAGGGCCACGACGCCACCGCCGGACCGGCCCGACCGTGGGCCGACGTCCGGGAGTCGTACCTGCGGGTGCTGCGCGCCCGACGGCTCGGCCTCATCGATCAGCCCGGCCAGGGCGAGGCAGCGGTCGACACCGAGCAGCACCTCGCCGCGCTCGTCGTGAGCAGCGACCCCGCGGCGCTGGCCGACCTGCGCCGCCGCGCCCTCGCGCCGCTGGACGGCGTGCGACCGAGCACCGCCGAGCGGCTCGCCGAGACGCTCCGCGAGTGGTTGCTGCACCAGGGTCGGCGGGACGACGTCGCAGCGGTGCTGCACGTGCACCCGCAGACCGTCCGCTACCGCATGGGCCAGATCCGCGAGCTCTACGGTGACCGGCTCCAGGACCCGGACGTCGTCCTCGACCTCACCGTCGCGCTGGCGCGCGGCTGAGGTCGCTAGTCCTCGGTGACCGTGAGCTCTCCGACCAGCGGGGCGTCCGAGTCGCCGCCGACCCAGATGTCGAAGGTCGTGGGCTCGCCCACCCAGTCCCGGACGGCGGCGTTCCAGTACCGCCGCTCGTCCGGGCCGACCGTGAACTGGACCGTGCGGGACTGCCCCGCCTCGAGGCGGATGCGCTGGAAGCCCTTGAGCTCGCGGACCGGGCGGGAAGCGGACCCGTACCGCTGGTGCAGGTAGAGCTGCACCACCTCGTCGCCCGCGCGCTCCCCCGTGTTGGTGACGTCGACCGACACCGTGACCGTGCCCTGCGTCGGCACCGTCGGCGGATCCACGACCAGGGCGCTGTACTCGATCCGGCCGTAGCCGAGCCCGAAACCGAACGGGAACAGGGGGGTGCTGACCTCGTCCCAGTAGCGCTGCGCCTGCTTCTCCGGCTCGTGGGACCTGGAGTGGGAGTAGATCATCGGCACCTGCCCGACCGTCCGCGGCCAGGTGAACGGCAGCTTGCCGCCGGGCGCGACGTCGCCGAAGAGCAGGTTCGCCACGGCCTCGCCGCCGCGGGTTCCGGGGTACCAGATGTCCAGGATCGACGGCACGTGCTCCGCGGCCCACCGCAGGTCGAGCGGACGCCCGTTCATCACGAGGAGCACCACGGGCGTGCCGGTCCCGACCACGGCCTGCAGCAGCTCGAGCTGGCGTCCGGGCAGGTCCAGCGACGACCGCGAGGCCGCTTCGCCGATCATGTTCTGCCACTCGCCGACCACCACGACCGCGACGTCGGCGGCGGCGGCCAGGTCGACGGCCCGGCGGAGCTCGGCCTCCTCGTCGAAGCCCTCGGGGTCCTGCGGCCGGTTCCGCCCGAACATGTCGAACATCGAGGCGAACTCGCGCTGGACGACCGGCACACCCTGGGCGTAGTCGACCCGAAGTGCGTCGCCCGCTCGGGCGCGCAGGCCGTCGAGCACCGTGACCGTCTCGTCCAGGTCGAAGTCGAACACCCACGGCCCGAGGATGTCGCGACGGGAATCGGCCAACGGCCCGATCACGGCCACCGAGCCGAGGGTGCTGATGTCGAGCGGCAGGAGGTCACCCTCGTTCCGCAGCAGGACCGCGGAACGCTCCGCCGCCGTGCGGGCCACGTCCCGGTGCGCGGGATCGGCGAGCACCTCACGCGCGCGGTCCTCGTCGACGTACGGGTCGTCCAGCAGACCCAGCCGGATCTTGGCCTCGAGCACCCGCCGGACGCTGGCGTCCACGGCCTGCGCGCTCGCCGCACCGGAGTCGAGCGCCTCGGGCAGGTGCGCGAACGCCGGGTCCGCGATCGCCATCTCCAGGTCCACCCCGACGTTCACCGCCCGTGCCGCCGCATCGGGCAGGTCGACCGCGAAGCGGTGGTTGACCAGGCTCCGCACGACGTTCGCGTCGCTGACGACGAAACCCTCGAAGCCCCAGGTCTCCCGCAGCACCTCGGTGAACAGCCAGTGGTTGCCGCCGGCCGGGATCCCGTTCAGCGGCATGTACGCGGTCATCACGTTGCCGGCACCGGCCGCGACCGCGGCGGCGAACGGCGGGAGGTACACGTTCCACAGCTCGGAGTCGGAGAGGTTGACCTCGTCGTAGTCCCGGCCGCCGAGCGCGGCGCCGTAGCCGGCGAAGTGCTTCGGACCAGCGATGACCCGCTCGGGGGCGCCGAGCTCCGTGCCCTGGAACCCCCGCACCTGGGCGGCCGCCACCGCCGCGCCCAGGAACGGGTCCTCGCCGGCGCCCTCGACCATCCGGCCCCACCGCGGGTCGCGGGCGATGTCCACCATGGGTGCAAAGGTCCAGTGGATGCCGACGGCGCGGGCCTCACGGGCAGCCACGGCCTGCCCTCGTTCCACGGTCTCCGGGTCCCAGGAGGCCGCCATCGCAATCGGCACCGGCAAGATCGTGCGGAGCCCGTGGATGACGTCGAAACCGAACAGCACCGGGATGCCGAGGCGGTTGCCCTGCACGGCCATCCGCTGCAGCCGGTTGATCTCGGCCGGATCAGTGACAAAGAGCAGCGAGCTCGCCCCGCCGGCCCGCAGCGCCGACTCCACCATCAACGGCTGGGCGTCCGCCTCGAAGCCGGCGGGCGGCTCAGCCCCGGCGGGCAGCCGGAAGTAGAAGTACTGGGTGAGCTGAGCCGCCTTCTCGGTCGGCGTCATCTGGGCGACGAGCGCGTCCACCCGTGACTCGATGGATCCCATTCCGCGTCTTCCCTTCGGTGGGCAGTGCCATCGTCACCTCACCACGGGAGCCCTTCGTCCCGGAACCCCGGCGTGCTGGCGAGCCCTCTTCGGCCGATCACGCGGTCTCCGCAGCGCTAGCTCGCACCATGGGGTCGCCGGTGCATCGCATCCAGGCGCTCGCAGCCGCCGAGGAAACCAGCGATCACGGTGCCGGCAGCGAACCACAGCATCGCGAGGATGATCAGGATCAAGATCACGAGGCCGACCCTAGGGGCGCAGCGACAGAATGCACGCCGACGCGCCGCAGCCGGAGGCGCCGTCCTCGCGGTTTCTCGGGTGGGGCGGGTGGGGCTCGAACCCACGACCGACGGATTATGAGTCCGCTGCTCTGACCGGCTGAGCTACCGCCCCGTCAACTACAAGAGCCCAGGTCAGACGGCGTCAACCCACCGCGACGACCCAGGTCAACCACACGAGCGGCCTCCCTGGTCCGCAGGTAGTCCGCACCGGCCCGGGTAGCCGCCTCGCCCAACCTGTCGACGAACTGGTGGACGTCGCCCGGGTACAAGAAACCGTAGCGGTCCAGCGTGATGGCCACGGACGAGTGTCCCTTGCCGGATGTGCAGGCTGGCGCGCGTGTGCTTGAGGTCCTCGGCCGCTGGACATCCCCGTCACGCTGGGCGACGATACCGCCGAGACCCCGAGGCGCGCGGTCGCGGGACGTTCGACCGCTGCCCTTAGTCTTGAGCTGGCCTCCACGAACCGGCGACTTTAGGGTCAGGTCGTCGGATAGCTACGCCGGAACAGTCACGGTGCAGGCGTGCTCCACCGAGCTCAACCAGTTGGTCCAAGTTCCGGCGATCTCGCAGCCGGGTGGCTAGCTTCGATTCGCCGCGCCCAAACGCTTCCGGAGGATCACATGCGCCGCCTGCTCACCGCCGCCGTCCTGACACCCCCACAAACTCCACCGTGGCTCTGACCACGCACGCTGACGCTACGACGGGCGGGGTGCGCATCTCGAAGGTGCAGTACGACTCGCCTGGGGCGAGCTGCCTGTGACGAACTGCAAAGCTCAACGCCGAGTGGGTCCGGCTCACGAACACGAGCAAGACCAGGAAAACGATCACCGGCTGACGTTGCGCGACAAGCAAGCGACACGCCTACAAGTTCCCGACCACGAAGCTCGGGCCGGGCAGGTCCCTGGAGCGAGCACCGGCAAGGGAACCAACTCGTCGTCTATGCGTTTCCAGACCGCACCTAACACATCTAACAACGACGGCGACCAGGCGTGCCTGCGGCACGCCCTTGGGCGCACTCGTCGCCTCAGCGCCTGGGGCGACGCGAAGGGCTACACATACTGCTAGACGCCTACCGGTTCGGGTAGATCAGACTGAGGCGGGCCAAGCTCCCCAGAGGTGTCGCCTCCGCGCCAGCGATTCCTATCTCGTAGGTCCGACAAGCTGCGGTATCCCGCCTCTGTTATCCGTTGACCAGAGACCGCCAAGTGCGTCCATCCAATAGGCCTCTACCTGCGCCCTCGAGTTGAGCTCGGGTGTCATGATGAACGGCTGACGCTCGCCATCCACATACCTATACCAGTTTCCAATAACTTGGATCATATTGCCGACGCCGATTTCTCTAGCGTAATCCTGATGCTCTGAGGGCGCAAAGCTACATACGTATGAATTGCCGTCTATTACCTTTCCCTCAAGAACTACGAAAGACCGAATGCCACCAGCTGAACTATTCTTCACTTCCAGTATTCCGATATCATCGGCTGGAGAATTCGATCGAAACCCGAAGAAGACATGGCGTCCCAGTGCCAACTTCTCCAGGATGGCCTCCTGAACTATCTCCTCTGCGCAAGGCGAAGGGTCGGCCGTGTCGGCCGCTGCCGACCTCGTCGGGGAGTCCGTCCTAGCACGAGTCAACTTCTCGACGTCGAGTACAAGCGCCTGCTGGACGTGATAGCCCAATCCTTCAGGCGATGAAAAGGTACCATTCAGCCCCATCTTGTCGACTCTCTTGCGAAATTTGCGGAGCGCTTTGAGTTGACCCTCAGCAACGTCTCCCGGATGGGACGCTTCTGAAAAGTAGATATGTGTCGGCTTGCGCGCCGAAAGGCCTAGCAGTACTTCCTCGGCGGTGCCAGATTCGTGTTCCTTCGTCGGCGTTCCAAGACGACTGTGGAATACGGCCACCACAATGTCGCATAGTGCCGCTTGTGCGTTGATAGCGTCCTGGGCTGGCTCACCTAAAATAGCGGCGGAGTCCAACTCCCAGCGCCACGGTCTCAGAATTGTGCCGGAAGTTGTGCTGTGTAGGCTGTTCCAAGCGCGGATTTGATCCTCTATCACCCTTCGCTCGGAGGCGCAGTCGCCTGGTGAAGAGATCATCACCGTTAGCACAGTGGCCGCATAGCTCATGTGCGGATACTAGAACGTGTCGCGGCCACAGGGCGGTGGCCATGGCGGCCAATAGCCAGAACGGCTGGCCAAAGGAGACCAGTACCGGAGAAATACTTCACGAGACGGTAGTCGGGGAGTTGGCCGACGGTTAAGCATGCCTTGGTCAAGCGGGAACTCCGCCTCAGTAGGATCAGAGCCACGCGCGTCCGTCCGCATGCGGTCCGCAGGTCGACAGAACCAGGCGAAAGCCCTGACCAACCGGCGGCCCTGCGCTCGGAGCATTGGACCCGGCCGCGCATCGGACGGGCCAGGCATCAACGCTCGGGGGGCAGCCGAGAAGGATCCGAGCGGACTATGCGTCCGCTGCTCTGACCGGCTGAGCTACCGCCCCGACGTCCGGCCCTGCTCGGCGGTCGTCGGGACGAGAGTATCGGCTCGCCTCCCTACCTCGGCTGAGCCTCGGCCTTCGTGGACCACGCGGCCTTCGCGCCGCTGTGCCCGATGCGGGCGACCTGCACGACGGTGCCGGCCACACCGACCACGGTGAGCACCGCGACGACCGCGCTGACCAACCGAGCGCGTTGCAGCACAACGGATCTGGCCCAGCCGAACCGTGCGTGCCAGCGCACCTCGGGGTCGGAACCGTGGATCCACTGCACCGCGTGGAGCGCGGCGGCAGCGACCGCCAGGACGATGACCCAGACGAGCAACCCGTCGGCGATCTGGGTGTGCTCGCGCAGCAGGGCGGTCTGCGGGACGCGACGCTCCAGCGACTCCCCCGAGCTGGTGGACAGCGGCACGAGCACCACCGCGAGGAGCGAGAGCACGAGTGGCAGCGGACCGGCCCAGCGCCGGAAGCGCGGCCAGGCGGCAGCCGTACCCACGGCGACAGCGGCCGTCGGCACCACGACGACCGTCGCGTGGACCACCAACGGGTGCATGGGCAGGCCGAAGATCGTGTCGAGCATGCGCGTCCCCTCGTCGCGGCGGACCCGGACGGTCCACCGCCTGGTGCCGCCAGCATCAGTTGACGCTCTCGGAGGTTTCTCAGAGCGCGGGACGCGGCGCCCGAGGCAGTCGCAGCGTCAAGGTCGCACCCTGGCCGGGCTCACCTTCGACCAGCAACGTGCCCCCGTGCGCCCGGGCGACCTCGGCGACCAGGGACAACCCCAGGCCGAACCGGCGGCCCGCGTCGCCCGTCGTGCCCCGGCTGAACCGGGCCAGCAGCCGGTGCGCCTCGCGCGGGTCGATGCCGTCGCCGGCGTCGGCCACGCTCAGCCGCACGGCCGCCGCGTCGACGGCGACGTCGACCACTACCCGGCCACCGTCGTCGGAGTGCGCGATCGCGTTGTCCAGCAACGAGGTCAGCGCCCGGCGCAACGCCGCCTCGGCGCCGCGCACCACGGCCGGTTCCCGGCCGACGTGCACCGTCAGCCCGATACCGCGCGGGTCCGCGAGCGCCTGCAGGCTCGTCGTGACGTCGACGGCGAGTGCAGCGACGTCGACGTCCTCCCCACCCTGCGGTCGGTGGTCCAGCTCGGCCGACAGCAGCAGGTCGTTGACGACCCCGCCGAGGTTGCGGGCGTCGTCCACCAAGCGGTCGACCTCACCGACCCGCTCCTCCGGGACGACGCCACGCAGGTGGCGGCGCAGCAGCTGCGCCCGGGTGAACAGCACGGTCGTGGGGGTGCGCAGCTCGTGGCTGGCGTCGGCCACGAAGCGTCGTTGCAACGCGAGCGCCTCGGCGAGCGGCTTGACGGCGCGCCGTCCGATGATCGCGCCGACCGCCGCCGCCCCGAGGACGCCGACGAGCGCAGCGATCCCGAGCGAGGCGAGCAGGCGGCGCTCCTCGGACTCCCGAGGTGTCAGGTCGTAGACGGCGCTGACCCGCCCGATGTCGCGCTGACCCGTCCACACCACGAGCTCTCGGTCGTCGCGCTCGAGCCGGGTGACGCCGTCGGGCAGGCTCGCCGGGTCGAGGTCGTCCAGCCCGTCCGGCGCGCCGGCCGTGACCTCGCGCTCTCCGCCGGTGCCGAGGGCGATCAGCCAGGTGCCGGCGGGCGGGTCCCGGACGTCGTCCGCGGTTGCCCAGGCGCTCCGAGCGCTCTGGTCCGCCTGCCGGTGCTGCTGGCGCTCGTCGAGCAGGAGCACCGAACCGGCCATGACCAGGACGACGAGCGCTACGGCGGCGGCGGTCTGCACGGCGACGGTGCGGGCGGCCCGGCGCAGCAGCGCCTCGTCCGGGTCGGTCGCCCGGGAGCTCACGCGGACCCCATCCGGTACCCGCTGCCGCGCACGGTGCGGACGACGTCGCGGCCGAGCTTGCGGCGCAGGTAGTAGACGTAGGTGTCGACG
This genomic interval carries:
- the bglX gene encoding beta-glucosidase BglX, which gives rise to MGSIESRVDALVAQMTPTEKAAQLTQYFYFRLPAGAEPPAGFEADAQPLMVESALRAGGASSLLFVTDPAEINRLQRMAVQGNRLGIPVLFGFDVIHGLRTILPVPIAMAASWDPETVERGQAVAAREARAVGIHWTFAPMVDIARDPRWGRMVEGAGEDPFLGAAVAAAQVRGFQGTELGAPERVIAGPKHFAGYGAALGGRDYDEVNLSDSELWNVYLPPFAAAVAAGAGNVMTAYMPLNGIPAGGNHWLFTEVLRETWGFEGFVVSDANVVRSLVNHRFAVDLPDAAARAVNVGVDLEMAIADPAFAHLPEALDSGAASAQAVDASVRRVLEAKIRLGLLDDPYVDEDRAREVLADPAHRDVARTAAERSAVLLRNEGDLLPLDISTLGSVAVIGPLADSRRDILGPWVFDFDLDETVTVLDGLRARAGDALRVDYAQGVPVVQREFASMFDMFGRNRPQDPEGFDEEAELRRAVDLAAAADVAVVVVGEWQNMIGEAASRSSLDLPGRQLELLQAVVGTGTPVVLLVMNGRPLDLRWAAEHVPSILDIWYPGTRGGEAVANLLFGDVAPGGKLPFTWPRTVGQVPMIYSHSRSHEPEKQAQRYWDEVSTPLFPFGFGLGYGRIEYSALVVDPPTVPTQGTVTVSVDVTNTGERAGDEVVQLYLHQRYGSASRPVRELKGFQRIRLEAGQSRTVQFTVGPDERRYWNAAVRDWVGEPTTFDIWVGGDSDAPLVGELTVTED
- a CDS encoding helix-turn-helix domain-containing protein codes for the protein MSENDASQQPSHTARGAAELELGQDTLDLLRSRLAAVAEDTVRAITEEVPGYAGAFTGPMGATIQAAVQLALGGFLNLAGQPRAGDPGTPMAPALEGAYALGRGEARGGRSMDALLAAYRVGARVAWRDLSATAVDAGLPAGTVSKFAGLVFAYIDELSAASVAGHTDELATTGRVRQRYLQRLGHSLLRGDPVDRLAAAAERADWAPPRTLTAVVLPAGRVRTLLTALDPRTLRPDEDLPDLQADEDESELGVLLVPDADGPRRRALLRTLQGHDATAGPARPWADVRESYLRVLRARRLGLIDQPGQGEAAVDTEQHLAALVVSSDPAALADLRRRALAPLDGVRPSTAERLAETLREWLLHQGRRDDVAAVLHVHPQTVRYRMGQIRELYGDRLQDPDVVLDLTVALARG
- a CDS encoding HAMP domain-containing sensor histidine kinase — encoded protein: MSSRATDPDEALLRRAARTVAVQTAAAVALVVLVMAGSVLLLDERQQHRQADQSARSAWATADDVRDPPAGTWLIALGTGGEREVTAGAPDGLDDLDPASLPDGVTRLERDDRELVVWTGQRDIGRVSAVYDLTPRESEERRLLASLGIAALVGVLGAAAVGAIIGRRAVKPLAEALALQRRFVADASHELRTPTTVLFTRAQLLRRHLRGVVPEERVGEVDRLVDDARNLGGVVNDLLLSAELDHRPQGGEDVDVAALAVDVTTSLQALADPRGIGLTVHVGREPAVVRGAEAALRRALTSLLDNAIAHSDDGGRVVVDVAVDAAAVRLSVADAGDGIDPREAHRLLARFSRGTTGDAGRRFGLGLSLVAEVARAHGGTLLVEGEPGQGATLTLRLPRAPRPAL